The Nitrospirota bacterium genome segment TACCCGTTCAAATTCGCGCTCCTGTATGACTCTGAGCAATTTGGACTGGAGGCCGGGATTGAAATCCCCAATTTCATCCAGAAATACAGTCCCTCCGTTCGCAATTTCGAGCTTTCCCTCCTTAACCTGATAGGCTCCGGTAAACGAACCTTTTTCATGCCCAAAAAGCTCGCTTTCCAGCAGATCCTCGTGCAAGGCGACACAGTTGACTACAACAAAAGGTTTTTTTGATCGCGGACTCCAGCGGTGAATGGTCCTGGCAAAGATTTCTTTTCCCGTACCGCTTTCGCCCAGCAGCAGGACGGACGAAGAGGTCGTCGAAACTTTTCTGGAATTCTCGATCGCCTTCTTAATAATCTTGCTCTCTCCCAGGATTTGAAGATAGGGGGTATTGAGAGCGTCCTGAAGATAGAAGTTTTCCTGCTTAAGCGCTTTTGACTCGATGGCCCTGGATATGACCAGGTCCAGATGATCGGGAGTAAAAGGCTTCGTAACAAAGTCAAAGGCGCCTTTTTTCATCGCTTCCACGGCTTTATCGATCGAACCAAAAGCGGTCATCACGATGACACTGGGCGTTGTTCTTCCTTTAAGTTTATCGAGCACGTAAAAACCGTCCTTTTCTGGCATCTGGAGATCGAGTAACATGAGTCCGGGGTCTTTTTGATCCACTTTGCTCAACGCTTCTGTGCCACTTTCAGCGACCCAGACTTCGTGACCGCTCGATTCCAATCGATCCTGAAGTATCCTTCGAATATCAGGATCATCATCTACGACGAGTATTCGCTCCCGATTGAATTTTCTTCCTTGCACGGTTTACCCCCTTCGGGCTCAGATAGAATGAGAGCCGGTTCTGTTCCACACTGATCACGCTATCTGTATCTTAACAGATACGGTCTCTTTGAGAATACAAAAAACATTAATTTGAAATGATGATTGAAAAAAAGGTCAGTTGAAACGGCGTGTTTACTTTTTGAACGTCAGGGAAGTCGGGGAATTATTGTTTGGAAACTCATAGATGATCTCTCCTTTTTTGGCCAGACCAAGCTCTTCCCGGGCGAGCTTTTCGATCTGTTCCGGATTGGAACGGAGCGCTTCCGTTTCACTTTTCAAGCGGCCATTTTCAGATTTTAGATCGCTGATTTCCGATTGCATCTTGTGGTACGCATTTCTCATTGAAAGAAAATGGGGAATGCTCACTTCACCAAATAAAACGAGTACGAGAAGGTATCCGAGAACAAAAGTGGTCCCCCAGTAAACCATCTTCTTCTTCTTCTTTTTCGATATTTCGATTTGTTGACGAGATACATTCGGGGTCATGTCTGATCTCAATTCAAATTATAGAATATTTTGGAGCCATCAAATTTCGCAGCTTCTCCCAGGTCTTCTTCTATTCTGATGAGTTGATTATATTTCGCAACGCGATCTGTCCTCGACATCGAGCCCGTCTTGATCTGGCCTACGTTAGTTGCCACCACCAGATCAGAAATCGTTGTATCTTCCGTTTCCCCGGAGCGGTGTGAAATAATTGCGGTGTAACCCGCTTTCTTGGCCATTTCAATGGCTTCCAGGGTTTCGGTCAATGTTCCGATTTGATTCAACTTAATCAGAATTGCGTTCCCAATCCCCTCGGAAATACCTCTTTCAAATATTTCCGGATTGGTCACAAACACGTCGTCCCCCACCAGCTGAACTTTCTTTCCCAGATGTTTCGTCATCGCTTTCCATCCCTTCCAATCATTCTCTGAAAGACCGTCTTCAATAGACAGAATGGGATATTGCTTGATAAGCGATTCGTAATAAAGAATCATCTCTTCCATGGATTTGTCTTTTTTTTCGGCTTTCAAGCGATATTTGCCTTGATGATACAATTCGCTTGCTGCCACATCCAGCGCCACTCCCACATCTTTACCTGTTCGATAACCTGCCCCTTGAATTCCCTCGAGAAGCAATTCAATGGCCTGGGCATTTGAACTCAAATTGGGAGCAAAACCCCCTTCATCTCCAATTCCGGTCGAATACCCTTTTTTTTTCAGAATATCCTTGAGCTGATGAAATATTTCGGCCCCCATCTGGATTGCTTCCGAAATGGAAGAGGCGCCCACCGGCATGATCATGAATTCCTGTATATCGAGATTATTGTCTGCGTGGGCCCCGCCATTCAAAATATTCATCATGGGTACCGGCAAAAGCCTCGCTCCGGCTCCTCCCAGGTATCGATAAAGCGGAAGTCCTGCTTCCAAAGCCGCCGCCTTCGCGACAGCGAGCGAAATACCCAGAATCGCGTTGGCGCCCAACTTGCTTTTATTGTGCGTACCGTCCATATCAATCATATATTCGTCCAGAAATATCTGATCTCTTGCTTCGAGGCCGATGATCTCTGGACCTAACAGATCATTAATGTTCATCACCGCCTTCAAAACGCCTTTTCCCCTGAACCGCTTCTTGCTTTTATCCCGAAGTTCAACGGCTTCCCGCTCTCCCGTAGACGCTCCCGAAGGGACAGACGCTCTTCCCATGATGCCGCTCTCAAGCGTGACTTCCACTTCAATCGTGGGATTTCCCCGGGAATCGATTATTTCTCTTCCAAAAACGTAAACAATTTCACTCATTCGTCAAGACCCCTTCTATAATTTTTCAGACTCTTTTCGAATCTCCCCTGAAAATTCCCAGCCTGCCTGGTGCTTGTGACATTGAGAACACTCTTTATTCCCGACTTGAAAAGGAAGATGCGCTTTCGCCGTTCTAGGCAGTTGAATATCGTGGCATTTCAAACAAAAATTTTTCGGAACGTGAGCAATAAATGGACCTTTTAACTCCGCTTCGCTCAATAGAAAATGTGCGGCCAGCTGTCCCAAACCTCTGGCTTCAGCCTCGACGACTCCCGGGATACCTTTGCCCGAGTGGCAATCCATGCAGTTTGGATGAGATCGATCAGCACCGGAACTCTTCCATCCCTGATACGGGCGATGCATTTCATGACAGGAATTGCAAAACAAGGGATGATTCTCCAGAAATCTCCCCGCTGGAATAAGAAAAATCCCGAACCCGATCAAGATAAGTGTCATGAAGAAGAATCGCTTCATTTGGAGTTTTTTAATCTTATTAGCAACAGCTCATTTAATTTAACCGGGTTCGCTTTCCCTCCTGAAATTTTCATCACCTGACCCACAAAAAAGCCAAACAATTTGTCTTTGCCCTGCCGGAACTGGTCTACATTTGCCGGGTTTTCCTGGATAACCTGATCGATAAACGAAACAAGCGTTTTTTCATCGCTGATCTGGATCAGTCCCTTCTCCTCCACAATTGTTTTGGCGTCTTTTCCTGTCTTGATCATCTCTTCAAATACAGTCTTGGCGATCTTTCCACTGATGACCCCTTCATCGATCAACCGAATCATGCCGGTCAACTGCTCCGGCGTCAGGGGCATCACCTCTTCGTTCAGGAGATCACCCATAATCCAGTTGCTGATTGCTTTGGGATGTCGATAAAGCAAAACAGATTTCTCAAAAAAGTTCGCAATCATTCGATTCTGCGTCAACACATCGGCATCGTACGCGGGAATCTGGCATTCGTTGACGAACCGGTTCTTTTTTTCTTCTGGAAGTTCAGGAAGCGTTTTTCGAATTTCTTCAATCCATTCGGATGAAATTTTCACCGGAACAAGATCCGGTTCCGGGAAATATCGGTAATCATGGGCCGATTCCTTGGACCTCATCGGAATCGTCAGTTGCTTTTGACTATCCCATAAGCGCGTTTCCTGGGTGATTCTTCCGCCTTCTTCCAAAAGCTCCGCTTGCCTCCTGATTTCAAAGTCGATCGCTTTCTGAATAAAGCGAAATGAATTGATATTCTTAAGTTCGGTCCGGGTACCCAAAGTCGTCTCCCCGACAGGCCGGATGGACACATTCGCATCACATCTGAAGCTTCCCTCTTCGAGATTGCCGTCACAGACATCAAGATAAACCAGAATATTACGTAATTTTTTCAAGTAGGCCACAGCCTCTTCCGAAGTTCGAATGTCCGGCTCGCTGACAATTTCCATTAACGGGACGCCAGTACGGTTCAGATCGACGTAGCTGGCTTCTTCTATTCCTTCATGGAGATTTTTTCCGGCATCCTCTTCCAGATGAATCCGGGTTAAACGAATCTTCTTCTCTTTTCCGTCGACCTCGATATCAATAAATCCCCGCTCTGCCAGCGGCAGTTCGAATTGAGAAATCTGGTAGCCTTTCGGAAGATCGGGATAGAAATAATTTTTCCTCGCAAAACGGTTCAGCGGCGCGATAGAACAATGCGTGGCCAAAGCGGTCTTCATTGCAAATTCGACAACTTTCCGGTTAAGCACAGGAAGGACGCCCGGCATCCCAAGACAGACCGGACAAGTTTGCGAATTGGGCCGGCTTCCAAAGGAGGTCCGGCAACCACAAAAGATTTTGGTTCGCGTCAGCATTTGTGCATGAACCTCGAGACCGATCACCGCTTCGTATTTATCCATAAATTTTCCTAATTGATCTTCAGACTGTTCAAAAAGCTTCAGTAGCTAGGCCCCCGGAGTGTACCATGTAAGTACATGAGGGCGAAAGATGCCACGAGTAAGTGGCATCACGCCTTGAGCGCCACCGAGTCAGTGAGGTGGCCGGGCCCGCCTAGCTTCGAGAACGAAGCCAATGAGGCATTTTCAACAGTCTGACTAAAGGTTCGGTTTCGGGTTATGAATTCCCGATGCTTGTTCAAACGCATAAGCCATATTCAGGAGTATCGATTCCTCAAAATACCGGCCCATCACCTGAATACCGATGGGCATACCCTGGGATGAAAATCCTCCCGGCAAAGATACTGCCGGAATACCGGCCAGATTGGCCGAAATGGTAAAGATATCGGACAGATACATTTGCAGGGGATCTTGAACTTTTTCTCCGATCTTAAAAGCAGGGGTCGGAGTGGTGGGTGTGACGATGACATCGACCTTTTTGAATGCGTTCGTAAAATCCCTGATAAACAGAGTTCGAACCTGTTGGGCCTTTTTATAGTAAGCATCATAATATCCGGAACTCAACGCGTATGTCCCGAGCATAATCCTTCTTTTTACCTCCGGACCAAATCCTTCCGCCCGGCTCTTTTCATACATATCGTTCAATAACTTGACACCGGAAGATCGATAACCATATTTCACACCATCGTATCGCTCTAAATTCGAACTTGCCTCAGCCGTCGCAAGGATATAATAAGTCGCCACGGCATAGGCCGTATGCGGCAGAGAAATTTCGGAAACTTCTGCACCACATTTTTCCCAGATTTTAACCGCAGCCATGACCGATTTCTCGATTTCGGTGTCGATTCCCGGTATCAGGTACTCTTTCGGAATCCCGATTTTTATTCCCCTAACTTCCGGGCGGAGCGCCTTCGTGTAATCTTCCGAAGTCCGGGTCGAGGAAGTAGAATCACTTGGATCATGGCCGCTGATCGCATTGAGCATGATCGCGGCATCCGTCACATCTTTGGTAATCGGCCCAATCTGATCTAGTGAAGAGGCAAATGCAACCAGTCCAAATCGAGAGACCCTTCCATAGGTCGGTTTAAATCCTACCACTCCGCAGCAGGCTGCGGGTTGACGGATGGATCCCCCCGTGTCAGAGCCGAGCGCCCCCATACATTCATCAGCCGAAACCGCGGCTGCCGATCCCCCGCTCGATCCTCCTGGAATTCTTTCAATATCCCAGGGGTTACGGCTCTTCTTAAAGGCAGAATTTTCGGTTGAAGAACCCATTGCAAATTCATCCATATTGGTTTTGCCTATTAAAATGGAATCGGCCTCTTTCAGTTTTTTGATCACCGTCGCGTCATAAGGGGAGACAAAGTTTTCCAACATCCGGGATGAGCAGGTGGTCCGAAATCCTTCGGTACAGATATTATCTTTAATCGCTATCGGAATGCCGGCTAGCGGGGAATTGAATTTCCCCTCTCTCATTTTTAAGTCCATTTTCAGGGCGTTTTTCAATGTCTCCTCTTTTTGAAAAGAATTGAACGCAGATATTTTTGGCTCCACCTCGTCGATCCTTTCCCACACCGATTTGACCAGTTCCTCCGAGGAAATTTCCTTTTTCTTCAGGAGAGAATGGGCCTGGGAAATAGTTAATTGATACAATTTCATGATATTCTGCTCTTCATATTCAGGACAGACTCATTGATTCTCTTGTTCTTTTCGTTCACTTTAATCACAATTGGCTTATGCTTCTTGAGTTCTTCTTCATTGTAAAGCTCGTAACAAAAAATAATAATTTTGTCGCCGACCATTCCTTTGCGGGCAGTTGGCCCATTCAGACAAACAGTTCCGGATCCTTTTTTTCCGGGGATAATATAGGTTTCAAACCGTTCGCCGTTGTTGAGATTGGAAATCATGACCTGTTCGTAGGGGAGCATGCCAGCCGCATCAATGAGAATCTGGTCGATGGTAATACTCCCTTCATAATCCAATTCGGCCTGGGTAATCGTGGCCCGGTGGATTTTACTTCGCAACATCGTCTTTAACAATTTATTTCCCCCTCTTTCACTTTATTCAATCACCTTCGGCACTTTAAAAAAACCGTTCTCCCGTTCCGGAGCATTTTTTAGCGCCAATTCAGGAGGAAGAGAAGGGGTCTCTTGGTCCTCTCGGAATACATTTTCCAGCAAGATAGCGTGGGAAGTCGGCTCGACCTTGGAGGTATCAAGTTCATTGAGTTGTTCGACATAATTTAATATCTGTTCCAGCTGAAGAGTCAGTTTCACCTTCTCCTCTTCTGAAACAGTCAGTTTTGCGAGCCTGGCGACGTATGCAACCTGCTCTGCCGTTATTTTCACATGCACTCCTGACTAGCCGTAGCGATCGACGAATTTCTAGATAAATTGCAAATTGGCATATTTTGACGCCAATTTTTTGGTTCCCGCTGAGTCAAACCGGATGGTCATCTTCATTTCCTCCCCCTCCCCTTCAGAGGCGAGAATGACTCCTCTTCCCCAAAGGGGGTGAAGAACCGGACGATTGGTATATTGACCTTTTTTTTCAACAGGTTTCGAACGATTTTGATCACTCGAAAAAGAAGGTTCGACCCCTATTTTGGGACTATTTAACTCTTTTTTCACGATTAATTCAATCGGAATATCGTGGATGAAACGTGACGGCGCATTAAATTGAATCGAACCATACATTCGACGGCTGCGAGCACTGGTCAGGACAAGTTTCTCGCGTGCCCGGGTCATGCCGACATAGCAGAGTCTTCGCTCCTCTTCCAATTCCTCTGAGTCAACCAGTGCTCTGCTTTGAGGGAAAAGCCCTTCTTCCATTCCGGGCATAAAGACAAATGGGAACTCCAGTCCTTTCGCGCTATGGAGAGTCATAAGCCGGACCCTTCCTCTCAATTTCTCATCCGCCTCATCTGTAAACAGGGAAATATGATCCAGAAATGAGGTCAAATCCGTCTCGCTCTTTTTTTCCTGAAATTCCGTGACCGAAGAGAAAAATTCGTAGATGTTTTCAACTTTTTCCGGAATCTTCTCTTTCTTGACTTCTTCCAGATACCCTGTTCGGTCAAGAATCAGCTTAACCAGATCCATGAGCGTTGACGTGGCAACGGCCTGTTTCAATTCCTTCATCAGTTTGGAAAACAATCGAACATTTCTCTCCGCTTCGGGCGCAAGAATTCCCCCTCCATCCATCAGATCCAGTGCCTCCATCATAGAACATTTTTGGGAAGTCCCGTACTCCGCGATTTTTTTAAGCGTACGGGAACCCAATCCTCGGACTGGAACATTGATAATCCTCTTTAAACTGACGTCGTCCCGGGGGTCTGCGATGACTTTGAGAAACGCCAGAATATCCTTAATTTCCTTCCGTTCAAAAAAACGAATGCCTCCGACAATGACATACGGAATACCATTTTTTTGAAACGACTCTTCCAGCACCCTGGATTGAATGTGGGTTCTGTATAAAATTGAAAATCTCTGAAAGGCTTCTTCCCCGCATTTCATTTCTCTGGAGTGAGTCAGAATCATCTGGGAAATGAGATGGGCTTCGCTTTCATCGTCCTCAAGCCTGAAAAGCGCGATCGAGTCGCCCTTGATGTTGTCGGTCCAGAGCTGTTTCTTCTTTCGTAATCCATTTTTCTCGATCACCTGGTTCGCCGCCTGAAGGATGGTTTTTGTGGAACGGTAATTTTGTTCCAGTTTGATGACCCGGGTTTCGGGATAGTCCTTCTCAAATCGAAGAATATTTTGCACATCGGCACCCCGGAAACGATAGATACTTTGGTCGTCATCCCCCACGCAGCAGATATTTTCCTTCCCTTGCGCCAGGAGCGATATAATCCTGTATTGTGAAACATTGGTATCCTGATATTCATCGACCATCAAATAGAGAAATTGCTTCTGGTATTTTTCCAATACTTCGGGAAATTTCATGAAAAGCTGGACCAGATACATCAAAAGGTCGTCAAAGTCGAGCGCCTGATTCGCTTTCAGTTTTTCCCTGTACGAAAAGTATACCCGTCCAATCTTTCCTTCTATTCCGAAAGAAAGAGCTTTTTCTGCAAATCGCTCCGGCGTCACGAGAAGATTCTTTAACTCGCTAATCCTTCCCGCTATTTTTTTAAGAGGGTAAAGGTCCTCGTTAATGCCAAGTTCCCGGACACATTCACGCATCAAAGCGAGTTGATCCCCTTTGTCATAAATCAGAAAATGACGGTTGAAACCCAGTTTTTCGATTTCGGAACGAAGGATTTTTACGGCCATGGAATGAAAGGTGTGTACCCACGGCAAATCTGAAAATCCGGTTAACTGCCGGATTCTTGATTTGAGTTCTTCGGCGGCTTTGTTGGTAAAAGTAACCGCCAGGATGGAAGAGGGTGTGATGCCCACCTGCCTGACAAGATAGGCATATCTCATCGTAATGACCTTCGTTTTACCGCTTCCGGCACCCGCCAGAATCAGAAGAGGTCCGTCCCGATGTAGCACCGCTTCCATTTGGTGGGGATTTAATTCCTGAAGATAGTCGTAATTATTCAACCGTAACGCTCTTGGCCAGATTTCTCGGTTGATCCACATCGCTTCCGCATAACACCGCGATATGGTAGGCGAGAAGCTGAAGAGGAAGGCTCAGGATAATCGGATTCAACAGTGGATCGGTATCGGGAACACCAAATAAATAATCGACGCGTTTGACCAGTTCTTCGTCGCGTGAATTTGCAAACGCAATAATGATTCCATCTCTTGCCTTGATTTCCATTATTCCGTTAAGCACCTTGCTGAAAAGAGAATCCTGTGGCGCCAGAACCACCACCGGCATTTTTTCGTCGATCAGGGCAATGGGGCCATGTTTCATTTCCCCGGCCGGATACCCCTCTGCATGAATATATGAAATCTCCTTTAACTTTAATGCTCCTTCAAGCGCTATCGGATAATTTATCCCTCTTCCCAGAAACAGAAAATCTTTCGACTTGAAGAATATTTTACTGATTTCAATGAGCTCGCTCTCCTTTTTCAGCATTTCTTCCATTTGACGGGGAAGGTGCGCAAGTTTCCTGAGATAATCGAGGGACTGATTTTCGCGAATCTCTCCTCTCACCTGTCCCAGATAGAGCGAAAATAAAAAAAGAGCCGTCAGCTGGGTCGTAAACGCTTTGGTCGAAGCGACCCCGATCTCGGGTCCGGCATAGGTATAGATGACGCCGTCCGCCTCCCTTGACAAAGTGCTCCCCACCACGTTACAAATTCCGATCGATTTAATTCCCTTCTTCTTGCCTTCCGACATGGCCGCAAGGGTATCCGCAGTTTCTCCGGATTGCGAGACCGCTATGAGGAGATCTGAAGTGGAGAGTATGGGATCCCGATACCGGAACTCAGAGGCGATATCCACCTCGACAGGGACACGGGAAATCTGTTCAATCATGAATTTTCCGACGAGGGCCGCATGCCACGAGGTCCCGCATGCGACGAGATGAATCCGGCCAATTTTTTTTAAAAATGACTTCGAAAGCTCAATCTCGTGAAAGTTTATTTCACCCGTATCCATTGAAACGCGTCCCCGAAGCGTATCGGATATGGCCTGAGGCTGTTCAAAGATCTCCTTCAGCATAAAATGTTTAAATCCTCCTTTTTCCGCCATCACGGGACTCCACGCAACAAATTGGGAGGTATTTTCTGTGGGCCGGCCTTCAAAATCCCGGATTTCAATTCCTTTTATCGAGAGGGTGACCATCTCACCGTCTCGGAGAAAGACGTATTCGCGGGTATGGCTAAGCGTTGCCGGAATGTCCGAAGCGACAAAAAATTCACCCTTCCCGATGCCGACAACGAGGGGACACCCGTTTCTCACGGCAATGAGCCGGTCCGGGTTGTCTTCCGAAAGAATGACCAGTGCATAAGCTCCCTTTATCTCTTTTAGGACATTCTGTACCGCTTTTTCAAAGCCTTTTCCTTCGAACATTTCCTGTTCAATCAAATGGACGACGATTTCTGTATCCGTCTCCGACCGAATCTTGCAGCCTTTTTCAACCAATCGTTTCTTCAGAGGAATAAAATTTTCAATGATTCCGTTGTGTACCAGAACGACGCTTCCCGCGCGATGCGGGTGTGCATTTATTTCCGATGGCCGGCCATGAGTGGCCCATCGGGTATGCCCGATTCCGATATGGCTCTCGGTCGCCTCCTTTGCCAGGAGGGTTTCCAGTCCTGAAAGTTTCCCCACAGAACGATAGAGCGCCAGCTTCTTCTGGTGGATAAAAGCGACTCCCGCAGAATCGTAACCCCGGTATTCCAGTTTTTTCAAACCCTCCATGAGTACCGGAACGGCTTCCTTTTGTCCAATATACCCGATGATTCCGCACATGATTATTTCTCTTTTTTCTTTCTATTCTGTTTGTTCCTGTTTCGAATGACCCAGTCTTTCTTAATGATTTGTTTCATCCTGCTGAGCGCAAGGCTGTTCCGAGGTACGTCTTCGACAATCGTCGAACCCGCTCCAATGAGGCTGCCGTCTTCCACCCGAATCGGTGCGATCAACTGTGTATCACTTCCGATAAAGACATCGTCACCGATAATCGTCTGGTATTTTTGATGACCGTCATAATTACAGGTAATTGTTCCGGCTCCGACATTAACCCGCTTTCCCAGGATGGCGTCGCCAATATAGGACAAATGATTCACCTTGGAACCTGTTCCTATTTCACTCTTTTTGATTTCAACAAAATTCCCGATCCGGGCATTTTGATGGAGTAACGTGCCGGGTCGAATATGGGCAAACGGCCCGACAATCGCTCCTTCTTTGATTCTGGATTCCGAGATGACGCAGAATTCCTTAATCGTTGTTCCCTTTCCGATTTCTGAATTTGAAATGGTCACATGGGACCGGAGAATGCACTCTTCGCCCACGGAACTCCCGTTTA includes the following:
- a CDS encoding sigma-54-dependent Fis family transcriptional regulator, which encodes MQGRKFNRERILVVDDDPDIRRILQDRLESSGHEVWVAESGTEALSKVDQKDPGLMLLDLQMPEKDGFYVLDKLKGRTTPSVIVMTAFGSIDKAVEAMKKGAFDFVTKPFTPDHLDLVISRAIESKALKQENFYLQDALNTPYLQILGESKIIKKAIENSRKVSTTSSSVLLLGESGTGKEIFARTIHRWSPRSKKPFVVVNCVALHEDLLESELFGHEKGSFTGAYQVKEGKLEIANGGTVFLDEIGDFNPGLQSKLLRVIQEREFERVGGNRPIRVDIRIIAATHRDLVKEVKEGRFREDLFFRLNVVSIALPSLKERKEDIPLLADFFLERFSRTMGKPGMKISEAAKRHLINYHWPGNVRELSNLIERGVVLANDNEIKPDDLPLQVFKDDRHDMVQELLEEPYHEAVYQFQIRVIKNALQKTGGNQARAAEILRLQRTYLSRLIRNFKIKTTSS
- a CDS encoding septum formation initiator family protein, which codes for MTPNVSRQQIEISKKKKKKMVYWGTTFVLGYLLVLVLFGEVSIPHFLSMRNAYHKMQSEISDLKSENGRLKSETEALRSNPEQIEKLAREELGLAKKGEIIYEFPNNNSPTSLTFKK
- the eno gene encoding phosphopyruvate hydratase translates to MSEIVYVFGREIIDSRGNPTIEVEVTLESGIMGRASVPSGASTGEREAVELRDKSKKRFRGKGVLKAVMNINDLLGPEIIGLEARDQIFLDEYMIDMDGTHNKSKLGANAILGISLAVAKAAALEAGLPLYRYLGGAGARLLPVPMMNILNGGAHADNNLDIQEFMIMPVGASSISEAIQMGAEIFHQLKDILKKKGYSTGIGDEGGFAPNLSSNAQAIELLLEGIQGAGYRTGKDVGVALDVAASELYHQGKYRLKAEKKDKSMEEMILYYESLIKQYPILSIEDGLSENDWKGWKAMTKHLGKKVQLVGDDVFVTNPEIFERGISEGIGNAILIKLNQIGTLTETLEAIEMAKKAGYTAIISHRSGETEDTTISDLVVATNVGQIKTGSMSRTDRVAKYNQLIRIEEDLGEAAKFDGSKIFYNLN
- a CDS encoding cytochrome C, coding for MTLILIGFGIFLIPAGRFLENHPLFCNSCHEMHRPYQGWKSSGADRSHPNCMDCHSGKGIPGVVEAEARGLGQLAAHFLLSEAELKGPFIAHVPKNFCLKCHDIQLPRTAKAHLPFQVGNKECSQCHKHQAGWEFSGEIRKESEKL
- the gatB gene encoding Asp-tRNA(Asn)/Glu-tRNA(Gln) amidotransferase subunit GatB; its protein translation is MDKYEAVIGLEVHAQMLTRTKIFCGCRTSFGSRPNSQTCPVCLGMPGVLPVLNRKVVEFAMKTALATHCSIAPLNRFARKNYFYPDLPKGYQISQFELPLAERGFIDIEVDGKEKKIRLTRIHLEEDAGKNLHEGIEEASYVDLNRTGVPLMEIVSEPDIRTSEEAVAYLKKLRNILVYLDVCDGNLEEGSFRCDANVSIRPVGETTLGTRTELKNINSFRFIQKAIDFEIRRQAELLEEGGRITQETRLWDSQKQLTIPMRSKESAHDYRYFPEPDLVPVKISSEWIEEIRKTLPELPEEKKNRFVNECQIPAYDADVLTQNRMIANFFEKSVLLYRHPKAISNWIMGDLLNEEVMPLTPEQLTGMIRLIDEGVISGKIAKTVFEEMIKTGKDAKTIVEEKGLIQISDEKTLVSFIDQVIQENPANVDQFRQGKDKLFGFFVGQVMKISGGKANPVKLNELLLIRLKNSK
- the gatA gene encoding Asp-tRNA(Asn)/Glu-tRNA(Gln) amidotransferase subunit GatA: MKLYQLTISQAHSLLKKKEISSEELVKSVWERIDEVEPKISAFNSFQKEETLKNALKMDLKMREGKFNSPLAGIPIAIKDNICTEGFRTTCSSRMLENFVSPYDATVIKKLKEADSILIGKTNMDEFAMGSSTENSAFKKSRNPWDIERIPGGSSGGSAAAVSADECMGALGSDTGGSIRQPAACCGVVGFKPTYGRVSRFGLVAFASSLDQIGPITKDVTDAAIMLNAISGHDPSDSTSSTRTSEDYTKALRPEVRGIKIGIPKEYLIPGIDTEIEKSVMAAVKIWEKCGAEVSEISLPHTAYAVATYYILATAEASSNLERYDGVKYGYRSSGVKLLNDMYEKSRAEGFGPEVKRRIMLGTYALSSGYYDAYYKKAQQVRTLFIRDFTNAFKKVDVIVTPTTPTPAFKIGEKVQDPLQMYLSDIFTISANLAGIPAVSLPGGFSSQGMPIGIQVMGRYFEESILLNMAYAFEQASGIHNPKPNL
- a CDS encoding aspartate 1-decarboxylase; its protein translation is MLKTMLRSKIHRATITQAELDYEGSITIDQILIDAAGMLPYEQVMISNLNNGERFETYIIPGKKGSGTVCLNGPTARKGMVGDKIIIFCYELYNEEELKKHKPIVIKVNEKNKRINESVLNMKSRIS
- the gatC gene encoding Asp-tRNA(Asn)/Glu-tRNA(Gln) amidotransferase subunit GatC produces the protein MKITAEQVAYVARLAKLTVSEEEKVKLTLQLEQILNYVEQLNELDTSKVEPTSHAILLENVFREDQETPSLPPELALKNAPERENGFFKVPKVIE
- a CDS encoding UvrD-helicase domain-containing protein, whose amino-acid sequence is MWINREIWPRALRLNNYDYLQELNPHQMEAVLHRDGPLLILAGAGSGKTKVITMRYAYLVRQVGITPSSILAVTFTNKAAEELKSRIRQLTGFSDLPWVHTFHSMAVKILRSEIEKLGFNRHFLIYDKGDQLALMRECVRELGINEDLYPLKKIAGRISELKNLLVTPERFAEKALSFGIEGKIGRVYFSYREKLKANQALDFDDLLMYLVQLFMKFPEVLEKYQKQFLYLMVDEYQDTNVSQYRIISLLAQGKENICCVGDDDQSIYRFRGADVQNILRFEKDYPETRVIKLEQNYRSTKTILQAANQVIEKNGLRKKKQLWTDNIKGDSIALFRLEDDESEAHLISQMILTHSREMKCGEEAFQRFSILYRTHIQSRVLEESFQKNGIPYVIVGGIRFFERKEIKDILAFLKVIADPRDDVSLKRIINVPVRGLGSRTLKKIAEYGTSQKCSMMEALDLMDGGGILAPEAERNVRLFSKLMKELKQAVATSTLMDLVKLILDRTGYLEEVKKEKIPEKVENIYEFFSSVTEFQEKKSETDLTSFLDHISLFTDEADEKLRGRVRLMTLHSAKGLEFPFVFMPGMEEGLFPQSRALVDSEELEEERRLCYVGMTRAREKLVLTSARSRRMYGSIQFNAPSRFIHDIPIELIVKKELNSPKIGVEPSFSSDQNRSKPVEKKGQYTNRPVLHPLWGRGVILASEGEGEEMKMTIRFDSAGTKKLASKYANLQFI
- the glmS gene encoding glutamine--fructose-6-phosphate transaminase (isomerizing); translation: MCGIIGYIGQKEAVPVLMEGLKKLEYRGYDSAGVAFIHQKKLALYRSVGKLSGLETLLAKEATESHIGIGHTRWATHGRPSEINAHPHRAGSVVLVHNGIIENFIPLKKRLVEKGCKIRSETDTEIVVHLIEQEMFEGKGFEKAVQNVLKEIKGAYALVILSEDNPDRLIAVRNGCPLVVGIGKGEFFVASDIPATLSHTREYVFLRDGEMVTLSIKGIEIRDFEGRPTENTSQFVAWSPVMAEKGGFKHFMLKEIFEQPQAISDTLRGRVSMDTGEINFHEIELSKSFLKKIGRIHLVACGTSWHAALVGKFMIEQISRVPVEVDIASEFRYRDPILSTSDLLIAVSQSGETADTLAAMSEGKKKGIKSIGICNVVGSTLSREADGVIYTYAGPEIGVASTKAFTTQLTALFLFSLYLGQVRGEIRENQSLDYLRKLAHLPRQMEEMLKKESELIEISKIFFKSKDFLFLGRGINYPIALEGALKLKEISYIHAEGYPAGEMKHGPIALIDEKMPVVVLAPQDSLFSKVLNGIMEIKARDGIIIAFANSRDEELVKRVDYLFGVPDTDPLLNPIILSLPLQLLAYHIAVLCGSDVDQPRNLAKSVTVE